From one Lolium rigidum isolate FL_2022 chromosome 4, APGP_CSIRO_Lrig_0.1, whole genome shotgun sequence genomic stretch:
- the LOC124649243 gene encoding expansin-B6-like, with the protein MAGVTTTNAVAIVAVLSLLVLSVCSAEDYDTSLAKSYKSGWLPAKATWYGAPTGAGPDDNGGACGFKNVNKYPFSAMISCGNEPLFQGGAGCGSCYQIRCVRANNPACSGQPRTVVITDMNYYPVARYHFDLSGTAFGAMALGGQNDKLRHAGIIDMQFRRVPCNFPGMKVTFFILPGANPNYFPVVPAYGNRDGAVVKMDVMRSRNGRPTGSWEAMYRSWGTVFRLDTREPLQGPLSLRITSDSGMTRIANNIIPYGWKGGSSYWSNVQF; encoded by the exons ATGGCCGGTGTCACCACCACCAATGCCGTTGCCATTGTCGCAGTCCTCTCCCTGCTAGTGCTGTCCGTCTGTTCTGCAGAAGACTACGACACCTCCCTCGCCAAATCCTACAAGTCCGGCTGGCTCCCCGCCAAGGCCACCTGGTACGGCGCTCCTACCGGCGCCGGCCCCGATGACAACG GTGGTGCTTGTGGCTTCAAGAACGTGAACAAGTACCCGTTCTCCGCCATGATTTCCTGCGGCAATGAGCCGCTCTTCCAGGGTGGCGCCGGCTGCGGCAGCTGCTACCAG ATACGCTGCGTCAGAGCCAACAACCCTGCCTGCTCCGGCCAGCCTAGGACGGTCGTCATCACCGACATGAACTACTACCCCGTGGCCAGGTACCATTTCGATCTCAGCGGCACGGCGTTCGGCGCAATGGCGCTGGGAGGCCAGAACGACAAGCTCCGCCACGCCGGCATCATCGACATGCAGTTCAGGAGGGTGCCCTGCAACTTCCCGGGCATGAAGGTGACCTTCTTCATCCTGCCAGGGGCTAACCCCAACTACTTCCCGGTGGTGCCGGCGTACGGGAACCGGGACGGGGCCGTGGTGAAGATGGACGTCATGCGGAGCAGGAACGGCCGCCCGACGGGGAGCTGGGAGGCGATGTACCGTTCGTGGGGCACCGTCTTCCGGTTGGACACCAGGGAGCCGCTGCAGGGGCCATTATCCCTGCGCATCACCAGCGACTCCGGCATGACGCGCATCGCCAACAATATCATCCCCTATGGCTGGAAGGGCGGCAGCAGCTACTGGTCCAACGTCCAGTTTTGA